The proteins below come from a single Candidatus Cloacimonadota bacterium genomic window:
- the hprK gene encoding HPr(Ser) kinase/phosphatase, producing MKEISVKKFFRNKEKDFSLSVITNPKTLENKITGPYLNKPGLAFAGYLERFSYKRIQILGETEISYLQSLKDEEIYDRVKDVLVYEIPCFIITKGLSVPEQVIFLADEMNVAILSSRLSTDKLFNALRKYLGVVFAPSKTIHGTLIDVFGVGIMLTGKSGIGKSECALDLVERGHRLITDDVVKITYKDDVLMGTSTNDYGHFMEIRGVGLIDVEKMFGIQAVRIQKRIEVQVELMPWRDNMDYERIGLSNNFTDILEVKIPVIYLPVSPGKNVSVIIEVVAMNHISKTFGYDAAKVYTKRLQDDLKRKAQINNKLIDDKE from the coding sequence ATGAAAGAAATTAGTGTTAAAAAGTTTTTCCGGAATAAAGAGAAAGATTTTTCTCTATCCGTGATAACTAATCCTAAAACTCTCGAGAATAAAATTACAGGTCCTTATCTGAATAAACCCGGACTTGCTTTTGCAGGTTATCTGGAACGATTTTCATATAAAAGGATCCAGATCCTCGGGGAAACAGAGATCAGTTATCTGCAATCACTCAAAGATGAAGAAATTTATGATCGAGTTAAAGATGTTCTTGTTTATGAAATTCCCTGTTTCATTATCACCAAGGGATTGTCAGTTCCCGAACAGGTAATCTTTCTTGCGGATGAAATGAATGTGGCGATTTTAAGTTCGAGATTATCAACCGATAAATTATTCAATGCTTTGCGAAAATATCTCGGGGTAGTCTTTGCACCATCAAAAACAATTCATGGAACTCTGATCGATGTCTTTGGAGTTGGGATCATGCTCACCGGAAAAAGCGGAATTGGAAAGAGCGAATGTGCTCTCGATCTGGTTGAACGAGGGCACAGACTGATCACGGACGATGTTGTGAAGATCACTTATAAAGACGATGTTTTGATGGGAACTTCGACGAATGATTACGGTCATTTCATGGAGATCCGGGGTGTTGGTCTGATCGATGTGGAAAAGATGTTCGGAATTCAAGCTGTCAGAATTCAAAAACGGATCGAAGTTCAGGTGGAATTGATGCCCTGGCGTGATAATATGGATTACGAAAGAATTGGTTTAAGTAATAATTTTACTGATATTCTCGAAGTAAAAATTCCGGTTATTTATCTTCCTGTTTCACCAGGAAAAAATGTCTCGGTGATAATCGAAGTTGTTGCTATGAACCATATTTCAAAAACATTCGGTTACGATGCTGCTAAAGTCTATACTAAAAGATTACAGGATGATCTCAAGAGAAAAGCTCAGATCAATAATAAACTTATAGACGATAAGGAGTAA